In Vibrio chagasii, the sequence TTTATATTTTTACACTTATTCTCGTAGCTATCAACTTCAAGCTTGTAGTTTTTTTCATTAGAACTTTGTGAAATTATCTCAAAGCCAAGATTTTCATAGAGCTTTTCTACATAACCATTTTTAATTGATTTTATGTAGTCTGCTTCTATAAATTTTATCGATTTTTCTTTACATCGTTCTACTAATTTATCAAAAATTGCGAACTCTAACTCTCTATTAAAAACCCTACAACTCATGACCCAGGTGTCAACTTTTAAAGTATCCCCGTGAATAGAAGAAAATAGAGTTGTAATAATACCATTATCACCATATAAATCCGTCAAATCGGCGCACAATGTGATTCCATCATTGTTATTATAACGTTGATCGTATTCTACTTTAGTGATTCTTGATGTTGTAGGATTAAACTGGTTTGTTTTATTTACCAATTGTATCACGCGATCCAAATTTTTATCGTTAATTGATGTAATTTTCATAACCATTTCCAAGGAAGTTAGGTATTCATCAAAATTAACTGACTTTGACTTCGCCAACTTAATCTTTTTATTTTGTTCGTAATATTTTGCGCGTTTTTTATCCTCATCCGAGAAATTAAAAACCTCAAAAAGCCCTTCGCTATCGATGAACTTTATTAATTCAAATACAGACTTCTGATAAGTAACAGTCGTAACTGTTGGGCATACATCGCTCACTTGCTTTATCTCTGCAGGGTTATCGTCGATGAAAACAAAGCTATCTTGAAATAAATTTAAGTCATCTTCAATTAAACTCATGTTCCCGGACTTAGATTCCCAGTTTGCAATAAAAGTCCCAAAATCATCATAAGATAAACGGCAAGCAGGGTTACTAAAACCTTCTTTAGCAAGACTCAGTTCATTTTTAGAGTTAACAGCAAGAATAATTCCGCGACGCTTCAATTCTAGAATAAATGCTTGCAATTCATCAAACGATTCTGATTTAGCATTTCCTTGTCCAACACTAACACCTTCAGGTCCATCGTCTCCAATTACTCCGCCCCAGAGTGTATTGTCAAGATCGCAAACAAGCACTTTTTTTACATTACCGCAGATAGAGCTAATAATGTTTGAAATCGACTTCGCAATATTCGGCATTACCTTCGGTGATACTGCGTATTTAAATCCATACCAATATGATGAGTCGTACCAGTTAACTAAACCAACAGAAGAAGCCGTATACATGATATCATTAACAAATACATTT encodes:
- a CDS encoding HAD-IIIC family phosphatase, which produces MKELFFEPLNNVDILRNKNKIKKDLLPKSSKKIKLLILSGSTIGELKDFIYLFLLNKGIEADIYEGQYNSYYEEVMFTNLIGEVSPDWIYVHTTNKNISRLPRNTSSENELDLFYEEEVVKLNSFIDKLESLGINCIINNYEMPQYRNMGNYDFISSHGYVSYINKLNSFLSTKISSVKNVFVNDIMYTASSVGLVNWYDSSYWYGFKYAVSPKVMPNIAKSISNIISSICGNVKKVLVCDLDNTLWGGVIGDDGPEGVSVGQGNAKSESFDELQAFILELKRRGIILAVNSKNELSLAKEGFSNPACRLSYDDFGTFIANWESKSGNMSLIEDDLNLFQDSFVFIDDNPAEIKQVSDVCPTVTTVTYQKSVFELIKFIDSEGLFEVFNFSDEDKKRAKYYEQNKKIKLAKSKSVNFDEYLTSLEMVMKITSINDKNLDRVIQLVNKTNQFNPTTSRITKVEYDQRYNNNDGITLCADLTDLYGDNGIITTLFSSIHGDTLKVDTWVMSCRVFNRELEFAIFDKLVERCKEKSIKFIEADYIKSIKNGYVEKLYENLGFEIISQSSNEKNYKLEVDSYENKCKNIKVNYEY